In Musa acuminata AAA Group cultivar baxijiao chromosome BXJ2-3, Cavendish_Baxijiao_AAA, whole genome shotgun sequence, the following proteins share a genomic window:
- the LOC103973558 gene encoding endoglucanase 24, giving the protein MGASKYTKGCTGWLIVAVVAVLVVAAVVLTIKQTHHRKALPVPGPPGAIDHKYASALAVALQFFQLQKSGKLVNNKFSWRGDSALDDGKEAGLDLSKGMYDSGDHMKFGFPMAYTATVLSWSILEYGDQMSAVKLLESALDALKWITDYFINAHPSDNVLYVQVGDPDIDHKCWERPETMIEKRPLTQVNKSIPGTDVAAETAAAMAAASLVFKTRNVTYSDLLLQHAEKLFTFADSYRGSYSVSFPQVQKYYNSTGYGDELLWAASWLYHATGDQTYLSYVTVQNGNAFADWGRPTWFSWDDKRAGTQVLLSRVNFFGSSQSSNAEMKGLRLYRKTAEAVMCGLLPDSPTATSSRTDGGLVWIDEWNALQHPVAASFLAVVYSDYMLTSRTPEIRCSGKSFTPTDLRNFATSQADYILGNNPMKLSYLVGYGSSYPQQVHHRGASIPANLDTGCKGFKWLTSIAPNPNVATGGLVGGPFKNDSFIDSRNNSMQTEPSTYNSAVLVGLLSGLVTTSSVATSFT; this is encoded by the exons ATGGGGGCGTCTAAGTACACCAAGGGGTGCACAGGATGGCTGATCGTGGCGGTGGTGGCGGTGCTTGTCGTCGCCGCAGTCGTGCTCACGATCAAGCAGACGCACCACCGAAAGGCGCTTCCAGTTCCCGGGCCGCCAGGGGCCATCGATCACAAGTATGCTAGTGCGCTCGCCGTGGCTTTGCAATTCTTCCAATTGCAAAAAT CGGGTAAGTTGGTTAATAACAAGTTCTCTTGGAGAGGAGATTCGGCTTTGGATGATGGAAAAGAGGCAGGATTGGACTTATCAAAGGGAATGTATGATTCAGGGGATCACATGAAGTTTGGTTTTCCCATGGCTTATACGGCAACGGTGTTGTCATGGTCAATTCTTGAATACGGGGATCAAATGTCTGCTGTGAAACTGCTGGAGTCAGCTTTAGATGCTCTCAAGTGGATCACTGATTATTTTATCAATGCCCATCCGTCTGACAATGTGCTATATGTGCAG GTGGGAGATCCTGATATAGACCACAAATGTTGGGAAAGGCCAGAAACAATGATAGAGAAGAGGCCTCTTACACAGGTTAACAAAAGTATCCCTGGAACGGATGTGGCTGCCGaaacagctgcagctatggctgcAGCTTCCCTGGTTTTCAAAACTAGAAATGTCACCTATTCAGATTTGCTCCTTCAGCATGCCGAGAAGTTATTTACTTTTGCTGATAGCTATAGAGGTTCCTACAGTGTCAGCTTTCCCCAAGTCCAGAAGTACTACAACTCTACTGGCTATGGTGATGAACTCTTGTGGGCAGCTAGCTGGCTTTATCATGCCACTGGAGATCAAACATATCTAAGTTATGTTACAGTGCAAAATGGGAATGCTTTTGCCGACTGGGGTAGACCAACATGGTTCAGCTGGGATGACAAACGTGCTGGAACTCAG GTTCTTTTGTCCAGAGTAAATTTCTTTGGTTCATCCCAATCCTCAAATGCAGAGATGAAGGGTCTGCGATTGTACAGAAAAACAGCCGAAGCTGTCATGTGTGGCTTGTTACCAGATTCCCCAACGGCCACTTCCAGTAGAACAGATG GTGGATTGGTATGGATAGATGAGTGGAATGCTCTTCAGCATCCTGTTGCTGCTTCATTCTTGGCTGTAGTTTACAGTGACTACATGCTCACTTCCCGAACACCAGAAATCCGGTGCAGTGGAAAATCTTTTACTCCTACCGATCTCCGCAACTTTGCTACATCCCAG GCTGATTATATCTTGGGCAACAACCCAATGAAGCTAAGTTATCTAGTAGGATATGGAAGCAGCTATCCTCAACAGGTTCACCACAGGGGGGCATCGATTCCTGCCAACCTCGACACTGGCTGTAAAGGCTTCAAGTGGCTCACGTCGATTGCGCCAAATCCAAATGTTGCCACAGGAGGACTTGTGGGTGGGCCATTTAAGAACGATTCATTCATCGATAGCCGTAACAACTCCATGCAGACCGAGCCTAGCACTTACAATAGTGCAGTGCTTGTTGGATTGCTATCTGGCCTCGTCACCACCTCTTCTGTGGCCACATCCTTCACCTAA
- the LOC135607480 gene encoding probable serine/threonine-protein kinase PBL19: MACFGWFRKKAKGAQERNSGPAVTALSSSSASRSDGSAAGKQNPSRSTGPSASQRSIPALYEERAHNLRVFEYDELRAATDNFSRMNKIGEGGFGGVYKGYIIPPDGEEGRTLVAIKKLNQRGLQGHKQWLVEVQFLGVVEHQNLVKLLGYCAKDGERGIERLLVYEFMPNKSLEDHLFNRAYPALPWNLRLHIALGVAQGLAYLHEGLDVQVIYRDFKASNVLLDKEFNPKLSDFGLAREGPTAGHTHVTTAVVGTYGYAAPDYIETGHLTIKSDVWSFGVVLYEILTGRHSLDRNRPTNEQKLLDWVRQFPVEARKFTMIMDPRLRSEYSLEAARKIAKLANSCLVKNPKERPSMSQVVECLKQAMQMDPVKEHTSGNKSNRKKTDAVSLSSRSH; the protein is encoded by the exons ATGGCATGTTTTGGCTGGTTTCGGAAGAAGGCGAAGGGCGCGCAGGAGAGGAACAGCGGTCCGGCCGTGACTGCCTTGAGCAGCAGCAGCGCGAGCCGGTCGGATGGGTCGGCCGCCGGGAAGCAGAACCCAAGCAGGTCCACGGGGCCTTCGGCTTCCCAGAGGAGCATCCCAGCGTTGTACGAGGAGAGGGCTCACAACCTGCGCGTCTTCGAGTACGACGAGCTGAGGGCGGCTACCGATAACTTCAGCAGGATGAACAAGATTGGGGAAGGTGGGTTTGGGGGCGTCTACAAGGGCTACATCATACCTCCCGATGGAGAAGAGGGCCGGACGCTGGTGGCGATCAAGAAGCTGAACCAGAGAGGACTGCAG GGTCACAAGCAATGGTTAGTAGAAGTACAATTTCTTGGAGTTGTTGAGCACCAAAATCTTGTGAAACTTCttggatattgtgccaaagatGGTGAAAGAGGGATTGAGAGATTATTGGTGTATGAATTTATGCCTAACAAGAGTTTGGAAGATCATCTATTTAACAGGGCTTATCCTGCGCTTCCCTGGAATTTGAGACTCCACATAGCTTTGGGTGTGGCACAAGGATTGGCATATTTGCATGAGGGGTTAGATGTGCAG GTTATATATCGCGATTTTAAAGCATCAAATGTGTTATTGGACAAGGAGTTCAATCCAAAACTGTCGGACTTTGGCTTAGCAAGAGAAGGACCTACAGCTGGGCACACTCATGTTACGACAGCG GTAGTAGGAACATATGGGTATGCAGCTCCAGACTACATAGAGACGGGGCATCTCACAATTAAGAGTGATGTTTGGAGTTTTGGGGTGGTTCTCTATGAAATCCTTACAGGCAGGCATTCGTTGGATAGAAATCGACCAACAAATGAACAGAAACTTTTGGATTGGGTGAGGCAATTCCCTGTAGAAGCCAGGAAGTTTACCATGATCATGGATCCGAGATTGAGAAGCGAGTATTCTCTCGAAGCTGCACGCAAAATAGCTAAGCTGGCCAACAGTTGCCTCGTCAAGAATCCTAAGGAGCGTCCATCAATGAGCCAAGTCGTCGAGTGCTTGAAACAAGCCATGCAAATGGATCCAGTAAAAGAGCATACTTCTGGAAACAAGTCAAACAGGAAGAAAACTGATGCAGTATCTTTATCTTCAAGGAGCCATTGA